From a single Pleurodeles waltl isolate 20211129_DDA chromosome 8, aPleWal1.hap1.20221129, whole genome shotgun sequence genomic region:
- the LOC138249034 gene encoding zinc finger protein 41-like, producing the protein MFSGESMLGIYQSAEGENSMERNGKSDQWLVGSQGNEPGLLSGPCLFMHLHDGSNFKHKKLLKRHTEIHSNDNSWKPYRCLKCGKLYKYEKFLMRHLTTHAKEKPFSCTQCGKKFRRIANLSLHQKMHSRECPYICEECGKCFSSCSSLKEHQKSSSGEHLYSCLECSKSFNRLSCFRVHRKSHPKEGPYLCLECGKNFRRLPNLRVHQRIHSGERPYPCMVCGKRFGQRNTLNVHERIHSGERPYVCKDCGKSFSKSSHLSVHQRIHSGQRPHHCLECGKSFFWRSSLRVHQRIHSGERHFPCLQCSKTFTQLSTLNVHQKIHSGDRPYPCPDCGKRFTRRFHLSVHYRIHSGERPYPCLECGKSFTRLSCLNVHQRIHSGERPYNCVECGKSFRQSHVLKTHQRRFHVMEDMR; encoded by the coding sequence ATGTTCTCAGGGGAATCCATGCTCGGTATCTACCAGAGTGCTGAAGGAGAaaacagcatggaaagaaatggaaAGTCAGATCAGTGGCTGGTAGGTTCACAAGGGAACGAGCCTGGACTACTTAGTGGACCATGTCTCTTTATGCACCTTCATGATGGAAGCAACTTCAAGCACAAAAAGCTTCTAAAAAGGCACACAGAAATCCACTCAAATGATAATTCATGGAAGCCATACAGATGCCTCAAATGTGGAAAGCTATACAAGTATGAAAAGTTTTTGATGCGTCACTTGACCACACACGCAAAAGAGAAACCATTCTCTTGCACTCAGTGTGGGAAGAAGTTCAGACGAATTGCAAATCTAAGTCTACACCAGAAAATGCATTCAAGAGAATGTCCATACATCTGTGAAGAGTGTGGGAAGTGCTTCTCCTCCTGCTCATCGCTGAAGGAACACCAAAAATCCAGTTCTGGGGAGCACCTCTACTCCTGTCTGGAGTGCAGTAAGAGCTTCAATCGCCTCTCTTGTTTCAGAGTTCATCGGAAGAGCCATCCAAAGGAGGGTCCTTATCTGTGCCTGGAGTGTGGGAAGAACTTCAGGCGGCTCCCCAACCTAAGAGTGCACCAGAGGATCCACTCTGGGGAGCGCCCGTACCCCTGCATGGTGTGTGGGAAGAGATTTGGCCAGCGTAACACACTTAATGTGCACGAGAGAATCCACTCTGGGGAGCGGCCATATGTTTGCAAGGATTGTGGTAAGAGTTTCAGCAAGAGCTCCCACCTTAGTGTACACCAGAGAATCCACTCTGGCCAACGGCCACACCATTGTCTGGAGTGTGGTAAGAGTTTCTTTTGGCGCTCCTCACTCAGGGTTCACCAAAGGATACATTCTGGAGAACGCCATTTCCCATGTCTTCAATGTAGCAAGACGTTCACCCAACTCTCTACTCTCAACGTACACCAGAAGATCCACTCTGGAGATCGCCCATACCCCTGCCCTGACTGTGGCAAGAGATTCACTCGCCGCTTCCACCTGAGCGTACACTACAGGATCCACTCTGGGGAGCGTCCGTACCCCTGCCTCGAGTGCGGGAAGAGCTTCACCCGTCTCTCCTGTCTCAATGTGCACCAGAGAATACATTCTGGAGAACGTCCCTACAACTGCGTGGAATGTGGGAAAAGCTTCCGTCAAAGTCATGTTCTGAAAACACACCAAAGAAGGTTTCATGTCATGGAAGACATGCGGTGA